From Chryseobacterium joostei, the proteins below share one genomic window:
- the rsmI gene encoding 16S rRNA (cytidine(1402)-2'-O)-methyltransferase encodes MSGILYFVPTPVGNLEDMTFRAVNVLKEVDYILCEDTRTSGILLKHFEISKPLKSYHLHNEHQATEKVITDLKNGQNIAIITDAGTPGISDPGYLLAKAGADNNIEMICLPGATALIPALVVSGLPNNEFLFAGFLPQKKGRQTKLKQLAEEKKTIVLYESPHKINTTLEQIKEFFGEETKASLSREISKKFEETKRGTINELIEFSKSKTLKGEIVLIVNNSI; translated from the coding sequence TTGAGCGGAATCTTATATTTTGTTCCTACACCCGTTGGGAACCTTGAAGATATGACCTTCAGAGCAGTAAATGTTCTTAAGGAAGTTGATTATATTTTATGTGAAGACACCAGAACTTCTGGAATACTTTTAAAGCATTTTGAAATCTCTAAGCCTTTAAAATCCTATCATTTACATAATGAACATCAGGCAACAGAGAAAGTGATTACAGACCTTAAAAACGGTCAGAATATTGCAATTATTACTGATGCCGGAACCCCTGGAATTTCTGATCCTGGATATTTGCTGGCGAAAGCAGGAGCAGATAACAATATAGAAATGATCTGTCTTCCCGGAGCAACTGCACTTATTCCGGCCCTGGTGGTTTCCGGGCTTCCCAATAATGAATTTTTGTTTGCAGGATTTTTGCCCCAGAAAAAAGGAAGACAAACCAAACTTAAACAGCTTGCAGAAGAGAAAAAAACAATTGTCCTTTATGAAAGCCCACATAAGATCAATACCACATTGGAACAGATCAAGGAATTTTTTGGTGAAGAAACAAAGGCCAGCTTAAGCCGTGAGATCTCCAAGAAATTTGAAGAAACTAAACGTGGGACTATCAATGAATTAATTGAATTTTCCAAGAGTAAAACTTTAAAAGGAGAGATCGTTCTTATTGTCAATAATTCTATTTAA
- a CDS encoding WG repeat-containing protein, which yields MKKLIFVLCSAVCMAQTNQYTKIILSKKIGKEVSSYSDGFGTVYDPVSKKGGIVDALGTITFESPYKGGISHIFEKRFILYSEESNNKRRSAIIDEKGHELVPLDDHEFNTPWWSRERIISSKQGKEAVYDYNGKQIIPYSDKIRFAGKDRFFVLKDKKWFLYDFNGKQTSDREFKDDYNFENGKALIINEENQSEIIGKDGQTLHKFSKKIDNINAYPFLITKNNSTGKYGLIDTDENVIADEVFNDITPEYFGKKEYIYLKKKNKITVFSKKNRQLYPSNFEYLTPLLKDLLSVYNDKSKKYGIVDLQGSLILPNEYDFIRDFTISGKDFIYLKKGSEEQLLNNDLKNVLNEGDQILGFYPESLIISNKDKYYKFSVTSQSRVELKGIDFVKAQDIGYFNILNEYSKPLVCKNTSNLYGVLDGKGTEIVPFVYEDIIPFEYFENEFVVKKDNKYGVLNFQNEPLTEIIYDSYFWMKEVLKVSKDKKSDFIYFTRFRNNSVEL from the coding sequence TTGAAAAAACTAATTTTTGTATTGTGTTCCGCAGTTTGTATGGCGCAGACTAACCAATACACGAAGATTATCCTTTCCAAAAAAATCGGTAAGGAGGTAAGCTCATATTCAGATGGATTTGGAACGGTGTATGACCCTGTTTCCAAAAAGGGAGGAATTGTAGATGCATTAGGAACCATAACCTTTGAATCACCCTACAAAGGTGGAATTTCACATATTTTCGAAAAAAGATTTATTCTTTACTCAGAAGAATCCAATAACAAGAGAAGATCTGCTATTATTGATGAAAAAGGGCATGAACTTGTTCCTTTGGACGACCATGAATTCAATACTCCTTGGTGGAGCAGGGAGCGTATTATTTCTTCCAAACAGGGAAAGGAGGCGGTTTATGATTACAATGGAAAGCAGATAATTCCTTATTCAGATAAAATTAGGTTTGCAGGAAAAGACAGATTCTTTGTTTTGAAAGATAAAAAATGGTTTTTGTATGACTTTAATGGTAAGCAAACCAGTGATCGCGAATTTAAAGACGACTATAACTTTGAAAATGGTAAAGCCCTTATCATCAATGAAGAAAATCAGAGTGAAATTATAGGAAAGGATGGGCAGACATTGCATAAGTTTTCAAAGAAGATTGATAATATTAATGCATATCCATTTTTAATTACAAAAAATAATTCCACCGGAAAATACGGGTTGATTGATACTGATGAAAACGTCATTGCTGATGAAGTTTTTAATGACATCACCCCAGAATACTTTGGTAAGAAAGAATATATTTATCTTAAAAAGAAGAATAAAATAACTGTTTTTTCTAAAAAGAATCGACAATTATACCCCAGCAATTTTGAATACCTTACTCCTTTATTGAAAGACCTTTTAAGTGTCTACAATGATAAATCAAAGAAATATGGTATCGTTGATCTTCAGGGAAGTTTGATATTGCCTAATGAGTATGATTTTATTAGAGATTTTACCATTTCCGGAAAGGATTTTATTTACCTTAAAAAAGGAAGTGAGGAACAGCTTCTTAATAACGACCTTAAAAACGTTTTGAATGAAGGAGATCAGATTCTTGGCTTTTATCCCGAGAGTTTGATTATTAGTAATAAAGATAAGTATTATAAATTTTCAGTGACATCCCAATCTAGAGTTGAACTCAAAGGAATTGATTTCGTTAAAGCTCAGGATATTGGATATTTTAACATCCTTAATGAATACTCAAAGCCGCTTGTATGTAAGAATACCAGCAATCTTTATGGTGTTCTGGATGGAAAGGGAACGGAAATTGTACCATTTGTTTATGAAGATATTATTCCATTTGAATATTTTGAAAATGAATTTGTTGTAAAGAAAGATAACAAATATGGAGTTCTAAATTTTCAGAATGAGCCGTTAACAGAGATTATTTATGACTCTTACTTTTGGATGAAAGAAGTATTGAAAGTGAGCAAAGATAAAAAATCAGATTTCATTTATTTCACCAGATTTAGAAATAATTCTGTTGAACTTTAA